The following are from one region of the Gloeomargarita lithophora Alchichica-D10 genome:
- a CDS encoding 4-hydroxy-3-methylbut-2-enyl diphosphate reductase produces the protein MNPRVLRQNLRDSERYFRKSFGREAEVEPILRDEYQSTLIQRLRSQNYTLTQGDVTIRLAEAFGFCWGVERAIAMAYETRRQFPDARIWITNEIIHNPSVNENLRQMQIEFVPVVAGGQKDFSGVNRGAVVILPAFGASVQEMELLHERECVIVDTTCPWVSKVWNRVGKHRKGGYTSIIHGKYQHEETIATSSHAERYLVVLNLEEAAYVAKYILHGGDRQEFFAKFSNACSEGFDPDQDLERVGVANQTTMLKGETEAIGKLFEHTMLQRYGPVNLHEHFLSFNTICDATQERQDAMFGLVENSLDVMVVIGGFNSSNTTHLQEIAIEYGIPSYHIDSADRIGPGNRVQHKPLSPDLHYLEMAEPWLPAGVITVGVTSGASTPDKVVADVIAKIFEIKG, from the coding sequence ATGAACCCCCGTGTCCTACGCCAGAATTTGCGGGACTCCGAGCGCTACTTCCGTAAAAGTTTTGGGCGGGAAGCGGAGGTGGAGCCGATATTACGAGATGAGTACCAAAGCACCCTAATTCAGCGGCTACGGAGCCAGAACTACACGCTCACCCAGGGGGATGTGACGATTCGCTTGGCGGAGGCGTTTGGGTTTTGTTGGGGGGTGGAGCGGGCGATTGCCATGGCCTATGAAACCCGCAGGCAGTTTCCCGATGCCCGGATTTGGATTACCAATGAGATTATTCACAACCCCTCGGTGAATGAGAATTTACGGCAGATGCAGATTGAATTTGTGCCGGTGGTGGCGGGGGGACAAAAGGATTTTAGCGGGGTGAATCGGGGGGCGGTGGTGATTTTGCCTGCGTTTGGGGCGAGTGTCCAAGAAATGGAATTGCTCCACGAACGGGAATGTGTGATCGTGGATACCACCTGCCCCTGGGTTTCTAAGGTATGGAATCGGGTGGGCAAGCATCGCAAGGGGGGCTACACTTCGATTATTCACGGCAAGTATCAGCATGAGGAAACGATTGCTACCAGTTCCCATGCGGAGCGGTATTTGGTGGTGCTGAATTTGGAAGAAGCTGCGTACGTGGCTAAGTACATTTTGCATGGCGGTGACCGGCAGGAGTTTTTCGCCAAGTTCTCCAATGCCTGTTCGGAGGGGTTTGACCCGGATCAGGATTTGGAACGGGTGGGGGTGGCGAATCAAACCACCATGCTCAAGGGGGAAACGGAGGCGATTGGGAAGCTATTTGAACATACGATGCTCCAGAGGTATGGGCCGGTAAACTTGCATGAACATTTCCTGAGTTTTAATACCATTTGCGATGCCACCCAGGAGCGTCAGGATGCCATGTTTGGTCTGGTGGAAAATTCTTTAGATGTGATGGTAGTGATTGGGGGATTTAATTCTTCTAATACGACGCATTTACAAGAAATTGCCATCGAATATGGGATTCCTTCCTATCATATTGACAGTGCCGACCGCATCGGGCCGGGGAACCGGGTGCAACATAAGCCTCTTAGCCCCGACCTGCATTACCTGGAAATGGCGGAACCCTGGCTACCAGCGGGGGTGATCACGGTGGGGGTGACTTCGGGGGCTTCGACCCCGGATAAGGTGGTGGCGGATGTGATTGCCAAAATTTTTGAGATCAAGGGTTGA
- the purE gene encoding 5-(carboxyamino)imidazole ribonucleotide mutase produces MGSDSDLPVMHQCAQVCEDFHLAYDLAIVSAHRTPHRMVTYAETAHQRGLRVIVAGAGGAAHLPGMVAALTPLPVIGVPIASPHLQGVDALYSMVQMPKGIPVATVAIGNATNAGLLAVQILACGDGDLLKRIQTYRQNLTQQVLEKQERLSQQGWRAYLNP; encoded by the coding sequence ATGGGAAGCGATTCAGACTTGCCGGTGATGCACCAGTGCGCCCAGGTCTGTGAGGATTTTCACCTGGCCTACGACTTGGCGATTGTTTCCGCCCATCGCACCCCCCACCGGATGGTCACCTACGCTGAAACCGCCCACCAACGGGGACTCCGGGTGATTGTTGCCGGAGCCGGGGGAGCCGCCCATCTCCCCGGTATGGTCGCCGCTTTGACCCCCCTACCCGTGATTGGGGTGCCGATTGCCAGCCCGCATTTGCAGGGGGTGGATGCGCTGTACTCGATGGTACAAATGCCCAAGGGGATTCCCGTCGCCACCGTCGCCATTGGCAATGCCACCAATGCGGGCTTACTCGCCGTGCAAATCCTCGCCTGTGGGGATGGGGATTTACTCAAGCGCATCCAGACCTACCGCCAAAACCTCACCCAACAGGTGCTAGAGAAACAGGAACGGCTCAGTCAGCAGGGCTGGCGGGCGTATCTCAACCCTTGA
- a CDS encoding DUF4359 domain-containing protein: MKRPIVLGILGVGAAVGLGLGLTNPSEQEFIGFAFVTLRQELCPRLPDILKEATESQEIPQFLTTYLNQSCSDILTAIRGTTEDFLRRNTRVQNYVLFSLYTTDLFGSKYRTIGIARQFITIPEK; the protein is encoded by the coding sequence GTGAAACGGCCTATCGTGCTGGGCATATTGGGGGTAGGGGCGGCGGTCGGTTTGGGTTTAGGATTGACCAACCCTTCTGAGCAGGAATTTATCGGTTTTGCCTTTGTTACCCTGCGCCAAGAACTCTGCCCCCGGTTGCCGGACATTCTCAAGGAAGCCACGGAGAGCCAGGAAATTCCCCAGTTTTTGACCACCTATCTCAATCAATCCTGTAGCGATATTTTAACGGCCATTCGGGGGACTACCGAGGATTTTTTACGCCGCAATACCCGGGTGCAAAATTATGTTTTATTTAGCCTATACACCACCGACCTTTTTGGTAGCAAATATCGCACGATTGGCATTGCCCGGCAATTTATCACCATCCCAGAGAAATAG
- a CDS encoding TIGR02652 family protein, with protein MSPSWQYPIFGPEIACPHCRQMIPALTLTDTYLCPRHGAFESNPDTGELVHLQSGRRWRQWQQHWYRQHTHPDGIRFEIHEALDQLYSQGYRATKVTIAQRYQELMTGYLEKANRPGEEGCRYRLYGLPVVFSPDPEAEPSWEVVNFCLDKEPGTPVRYPYLRLFD; from the coding sequence ATTTCTCCAAGTTGGCAATATCCGATTTTTGGGCCAGAGATTGCCTGTCCCCATTGTCGGCAGATGATTCCCGCCTTGACCCTGACGGATACCTATCTGTGTCCCCGGCATGGGGCGTTTGAATCCAACCCGGACACCGGGGAATTGGTGCATCTGCAATCGGGGCGGCGCTGGCGCCAGTGGCAACAGCATTGGTACCGGCAACATACCCACCCGGATGGGATTCGTTTTGAAATTCACGAAGCGTTGGATCAACTGTATAGCCAGGGTTATCGGGCGACCAAGGTCACCATCGCCCAACGCTACCAGGAATTGATGACGGGTTACTTAGAAAAAGCCAACCGCCCCGGCGAAGAGGGCTGTCGCTATCGCCTGTATGGTCTGCCGGTCGTGTTCAGCCCTGACCCGGAGGCGGAACCCTCCTGGGAGGTGGTCAATTTTTGCTTGGATAAGGAACCCGGCACCCCCGTCCGGTACCCCTACCTGCGTTTATTCGATTGA
- a CDS encoding ExbD/TolR family protein, giving the protein MRLNEENEAPAQINIVPMIDVIFAILVYFIVSTLSLTRLESLPVNLPGASTAQVQDAPPVTVSLTREGTVAINQKTVPVGEVQNQVRALVPTGQNTVVVINADREANYGQVVAIMDQLRQIPGVRIAVATKRP; this is encoded by the coding sequence ATGCGGCTCAACGAGGAGAATGAAGCCCCGGCGCAGATCAACATCGTGCCCATGATTGATGTGATTTTTGCAATTTTGGTGTATTTTATTGTTAGTACCCTGTCCCTCACCCGCCTAGAAAGTTTGCCGGTAAATTTACCCGGAGCCAGTACAGCGCAGGTGCAGGATGCCCCCCCGGTGACGGTGAGTTTAACCCGCGAGGGAACCGTAGCCATTAACCAAAAAACGGTGCCCGTGGGTGAAGTCCAAAACCAGGTACGGGCGTTGGTACCGACGGGTCAAAATACGGTGGTGGTAATCAATGCAGACCGGGAAGCCAACTATGGACAAGTGGTGGCCATTATGGATCAACTGCGGCAAATTCCGGGGGTACGGATTGCGGTGGCGACTAAGCGTCCTTAA
- a CDS encoding MotA/TolQ/ExbB proton channel family protein, with protein MEVASRLFAAGGIVMWPLLGFSILALALVLERLVFWVRVNTRQPEIVQETLSLYERSPRSAVILLKQNSHFPLARIFLSALELDQPNPEEFRLALETAAQAELPLIKRFNTVFETIISLSPLLGLLGTVLGLITSLANLRLGDLGGTQSAAVTAGIGEALISTAAGLVVAMATLLFANTFRGLYQRQIALIQEYGGQLELIYRHAYEKGGINAAQRGE; from the coding sequence ATGGAAGTTGCCAGTCGCTTGTTTGCCGCCGGCGGAATTGTCATGTGGCCCTTGCTGGGATTCTCCATCCTGGCGCTGGCATTGGTCTTGGAACGGTTGGTGTTTTGGGTACGGGTCAATACCCGCCAGCCCGAAATTGTCCAGGAAACCCTTTCCCTGTATGAACGGAGTCCCCGCTCCGCCGTAATTTTACTCAAACAAAACAGCCATTTCCCCCTGGCGCGCATTTTTTTGTCCGCCCTAGAACTGGATCAACCCAACCCGGAGGAATTTCGCCTCGCCCTCGAAACAGCAGCCCAGGCCGAACTGCCCCTAATCAAACGCTTTAATACCGTATTTGAAACCATTATTAGCCTGTCGCCCCTGCTGGGACTGTTGGGCACGGTGTTGGGGCTGATCACCAGTTTGGCCAACCTGCGTTTGGGGGATTTGGGGGGCACCCAGTCGGCGGCGGTAACGGCGGGGATCGGTGAAGCCCTGATTTCCACGGCGGCGGGGCTGGTGGTAGCGATGGCGACCCTGCTGTTTGCCAACACCTTCCGGGGGTTGTACCAACGCCAAATCGCCCTGATCCAAGAATACGGGGGACAGTTGGAATTAATTTATCGCCACGCTTACGAAAAAGGAGGGATCAATGCGGCTCAACGAGGAGAATGA
- a CDS encoding energy transducer TonB: VPVPQASPNPTVTQPAQPAPRPQPAPAVSRPNPQPPTNSAPTPPKVAAAPTSPKGNASLLGGSISKDARQAPLNQEANTTRNAPGPTQLAARQEVNLGPYLSNLRRRVQERWNPNTPDQRRQAVIGFTISRSGQISNMRVLQTSGNPQTDTETILAIQRAAPFGTLPEQFPHNQLEIEFTFNIYVNNSVIQTPRSWYGF; the protein is encoded by the coding sequence AAGTGCCCGTCCCCCAGGCCAGCCCGAATCCTACGGTTACCCAACCTGCCCAACCTGCCCCCCGTCCCCAACCGGCTCCCGCCGTCAGCCGTCCTAACCCGCAACCCCCGACCAATTCGGCACCAACTCCGCCAAAAGTCGCCGCCGCCCCTACCTCACCCAAGGGAAATGCCTCCCTCCTGGGGGGAAGCATCAGCAAAGATGCCCGCCAAGCCCCCCTGAATCAGGAAGCCAACACCACCCGCAACGCCCCCGGCCCCACCCAGTTAGCCGCCCGCCAAGAAGTGAACCTCGGCCCTTATCTTTCCAACCTGCGCCGCCGGGTACAGGAACGCTGGAACCCCAACACCCCGGATCAACGGCGACAGGCGGTAATCGGCTTTACCATCAGCCGCAGCGGGCAGATTTCCAATATGCGGGTGCTACAAACTTCCGGTAACCCCCAAACCGACACGGAAACCATCCTGGCCATCCAACGGGCGGCTCCCTTTGGCACCCTGCCGGAGCAATTTCCCCACAACCAACTGGAAATCGAATTTACCTTCAATATCTATGTCAACAACTCCGTCATCCAAACCCCCCGCAGTTGGTATGGTTTTTAG
- a CDS encoding ABC transporter ATP-binding protein, with amino-acid sequence MGFFVGQYSAKLGRPGGDWQLLKHLGRYAVHYRKLLVLAFVLLLPLAFASAIQPVLIGQTISLIRQEPVAAFLAQRSLAQGLQFIALLLLVTVILRLSLQGIQSYLIQKVGQNITADIRQDLFNHVLVLPMTYFDRTPVGKLITRLTSDVEALGDVFATGAVGILIDIFTIIAIAVIMFMEQWILALVLLVLLIPVTGLITYFQAQFRKANYQSREELSRLNTLIQENIQGVNIVQIFGRERYNSYLFRKINQRYNREVDKTIFHDSAISATLEWIALVATAVVLIVGGWLVLGDNLTFGVLASFILFAQRLFDPLRELAEKFTLIQSGLTAVERIQEILTQPVSIRDPLVPLILPAQGGGKIHFEGVSFGYKNDELAIKNLDFTIQPGEKIALVGPTGAGKSSVIRLMCRLYEPNQGRISIDGIDIRQLAQGDLRRYVGVILQDPFLFSGDILSNIVLGESYSLEAVEAITQQLNLHEFIASLPQGYHTPVRQRGSNLSTGQKQLIAFARVAIRQPRILVLDEATASLDVGTEALIQTALQTLLQQRTAVIIAHRLSTIRRVDRIFVLKSGQLIESGSHQELLTQQGLYAHLHRMQFQGAGVG; translated from the coding sequence ATGGGATTTTTTGTGGGGCAATACTCGGCAAAGTTGGGTCGTCCGGGGGGGGATTGGCAATTACTCAAACATCTGGGGCGGTATGCGGTTCACTACCGTAAATTGCTGGTACTGGCTTTTGTTTTACTCCTGCCTTTGGCCTTCGCCAGTGCCATCCAGCCGGTGTTAATTGGGCAGACCATTTCCCTGATTCGTCAAGAGCCGGTAGCGGCATTTTTGGCCCAACGTTCCCTGGCGCAAGGATTGCAATTTATCGCTCTGTTACTGTTAGTTACGGTGATACTACGTTTGAGCTTACAGGGTATTCAAAGTTATCTTATCCAAAAGGTTGGTCAAAATATTACGGCGGATATTCGCCAGGATTTGTTTAACCATGTGCTGGTATTGCCCATGACCTATTTCGACCGCACACCGGTGGGCAAATTGATCACCCGTTTGACCAGTGATGTGGAAGCCCTGGGGGATGTATTCGCCACCGGAGCCGTCGGTATTTTAATTGATATTTTTACAATTATAGCCATTGCCGTCATTATGTTTATGGAGCAGTGGATATTGGCTTTAGTTTTATTAGTTTTATTGATACCTGTCACCGGATTGATTACTTATTTTCAAGCCCAGTTTCGTAAAGCAAATTATCAATCTCGTGAAGAGTTATCCCGCTTAAACACCCTAATTCAAGAGAACATTCAGGGGGTGAACATCGTGCAAATTTTTGGCCGGGAACGGTATAATTCCTATCTATTTCGCAAGATCAATCAACGCTATAACCGCGAGGTAGATAAAACGATTTTCCATGATTCGGCTATTTCTGCGACTTTGGAGTGGATTGCTCTGGTGGCTACCGCTGTTGTCTTGATTGTGGGGGGGTGGTTGGTGTTAGGAGATAATCTTACTTTTGGGGTGTTGGCGAGTTTTATTTTATTTGCCCAAAGATTATTTGACCCCCTGCGGGAATTGGCGGAGAAATTTACCCTAATTCAGTCGGGTTTAACGGCGGTCGAGCGCATTCAAGAAATTCTCACCCAGCCGGTGAGTATCCGTGACCCGCTGGTACCGTTGATTTTACCGGCACAAGGGGGGGGCAAAATTCATTTTGAGGGGGTTTCTTTTGGGTATAAAAATGATGAATTGGCGATCAAAAATTTAGATTTTACGATTCAACCGGGGGAAAAAATCGCCTTGGTCGGGCCGACGGGAGCGGGGAAAAGTTCGGTGATTCGGCTAATGTGTCGTTTGTATGAACCCAACCAGGGTCGGATTTCCATTGATGGTATTGATATTCGGCAACTTGCCCAAGGGGATTTGCGGCGGTATGTGGGGGTGATTTTGCAAGACCCATTTTTATTTAGCGGCGATATTTTGAGCAATATCGTGTTAGGGGAATCCTATTCTTTAGAGGCGGTGGAGGCGATTACCCAGCAGTTAAATTTACATGAATTTATTGCTTCTTTACCCCAGGGATACCATACCCCGGTGCGCCAGCGGGGGAGTAATTTATCCACGGGACAAAAGCAGTTGATTGCCTTTGCCCGGGTGGCGATTCGTCAGCCCCGAATTTTGGTTTTGGATGAGGCCACCGCCAGCCTGGACGTGGGGACAGAAGCCCTGATCCAAACCGCCTTGCAAACCCTACTGCAACAACGAACGGCGGTAATTATTGCCCATCGGTTGTCCACGATTCGCCGGGTGGATCGCATTTTTGTCTTGAAATCCGGCCAGTTGATCGAATCCGGTTCCCATCAGGAATTGCTCACCCAGCAGGGGCTTTATGCCCATTTACATCGGATGCAATTTCAAGGGGCGGGGGTTGGCTAA
- a CDS encoding YlqD family protein: MADITELMLKRAVNIKVIVTPRWKDETLQILQSQINQIDTRTQQIDGQVQRAMTELKKQPPSPQLTEQISSIQFQANEEKSKLLDQKNQILTQLTQVQTLEMEQEVNQGQLDGYFTVQVGENLIEKMQVDVVVRDGVVQELRGII, translated from the coding sequence ATGGCAGACATAACAGAATTGATGCTCAAACGGGCGGTGAATATCAAGGTTATCGTTACCCCCCGTTGGAAGGATGAAACCCTACAAATTTTGCAATCCCAGATCAATCAAATTGATACCCGTACCCAACAGATTGATGGGCAGGTACAACGGGCGATGACGGAACTAAAAAAGCAACCCCCCAGCCCCCAATTAACGGAGCAGATTAGCTCGATTCAATTTCAAGCCAACGAGGAAAAAAGCAAACTTCTGGATCAAAAAAATCAAATTCTCACCCAACTTACCCAGGTGCAAACCCTGGAGATGGAACAGGAGGTGAACCAGGGACAGTTGGATGGTTATTTCACCGTGCAAGTGGGGGAAAATCTGATCGAAAAAATGCAGGTTGACGTGGTGGTTCGTGATGGGGTAGTGCAGGAACTACGGGGGATTATTTAA
- a CDS encoding S-layer homology domain-containing protein, with protein sequence MNAIRIALIRTLGLGILIALAGCEGSGLERSLAPDPKLTSPTPVTSPTPKITDAPTPTPTPEVIIPEPSPTPVIGATIDLTAVPPALQPLVQQVLNLNVIPSAAVQLDQPVTRRQFARWLLAVQQRLYPDQIERQVRPATSGSTPLFADVPRSDPDFAAIQGLAEAGIIPSRFTQSPAPTRFQPDQPLNRATLVAWKVSLDVPGALPPGSVAEVSKLWGFQDAAKLNPPTLAALVADANHEPSTVRRVWGRTRLFLPEKPVSQAQALAALWSLGSGDTLVTAQNALK encoded by the coding sequence ATGAATGCAATCAGAATTGCCCTAATACGCACCCTGGGACTCGGTATATTGATCGCCCTGGCCGGTTGTGAAGGGAGCGGGCTGGAGCGTTCCCTCGCCCCTGACCCAAAACTCACTAGCCCAACGCCGGTGACCAGCCCCACACCCAAAATTACGGATGCACCCACCCCAACGCCAACCCCGGAAGTTATCATCCCAGAACCCAGCCCGACCCCGGTGATTGGGGCAACGATAGATTTAACTGCCGTGCCCCCGGCCTTGCAACCCCTGGTACAGCAGGTGTTGAACTTAAATGTGATTCCCAGTGCCGCCGTCCAACTGGATCAACCCGTGACCCGCCGCCAGTTCGCCCGGTGGTTGCTGGCCGTCCAACAACGGCTTTACCCAGACCAGATCGAACGGCAAGTCCGACCCGCCACCAGTGGCAGTACGCCTTTGTTTGCCGATGTTCCCCGCTCCGACCCGGATTTTGCCGCCATTCAAGGCTTGGCCGAAGCGGGCATTATCCCCAGCCGGTTCACCCAGAGTCCGGCGCCCACCCGCTTCCAACCCGACCAGCCCCTGAACCGCGCAACCCTGGTGGCCTGGAAGGTGAGCCTGGATGTGCCTGGTGCTTTGCCCCCCGGCAGTGTGGCCGAGGTGAGCAAACTCTGGGGCTTTCAGGATGCGGCCAAACTTAACCCCCCGACTTTGGCGGCCTTGGTCGCCGATGCCAACCATGAACCCAGCACGGTGCGGCGGGTGTGGGGACGGACGCGCCTGTTTTTGCCTGAGAAACCCGTCAGCCAAGCCCAAGCCCTGGCCGCCCTCTGGTCCTTGGGCAGTGGCGATACCCTGGTCACCGCCCAGAATGCACTTAAATAA
- a CDS encoding type II toxin-antitoxin system HicA family toxin, which translates to MKLPLLTGRQVLATLSRLGFIEIHRKGSHVKMKHPDGRVIVFPFHDPVDRYTLKGALQDAGIPIADFLKEIK; encoded by the coding sequence ATGAAATTACCTTTGCTTACCGGTCGGCAGGTTTTGGCAACTTTGTCCCGGTTAGGTTTTATAGAAATTCATCGCAAAGGTAGCCATGTCAAAATGAAACATCCCGATGGACGAGTCATTGTGTTCCCCTTCCATGATCCTGTGGATCGGTACACATTGAAAGGTGCCCTCCAAGATGCTGGCATTCCGATTGCTGACTTTTTGAAGGAAATTAAATGA
- a CDS encoding type II toxin-antitoxin system HicB family antitoxin codes for MNIKIILEPGEDGYFVAHVPALKSCWSQGKTKAEALANIREAIDLYLEPEAMELVANQELIELQV; via the coding sequence ATGAATATCAAAATCATTCTGGAACCCGGTGAGGATGGTTATTTTGTTGCCCATGTACCTGCCCTCAAAAGTTGTTGGTCTCAGGGCAAAACCAAGGCAGAAGCGCTCGCCAATATCCGAGAAGCGATTGATTTATATTTAGAGCCAGAAGCCATGGAATTGGTCGCCAATCAAGAGTTGATCGAATTGCAGGTATGA
- a CDS encoding vitamin K epoxide reductase family protein, with protein MSKLLNRRRSAPWWQRHSRPMMGILAGIGAIETAYITITHWLGGNVVCPTTGCEQVLKSDYAQLFGIPLSFVGFGFYVAVGVVAVFFAPRQEKDQDFPWAWALFALTTAMLVSSGYFVYLMAVKIGVWCVYCVTSAILSVCLWFLATFGRAWRDVGQLFTTALVVVLVALLGILAAYNGVDASLQAGSPTIASQQAQGLQSPPLVPTSSGPAELALAEHLNKVGAREYGAYWCPHCHQQKQLFGKEAGKKINYIECDPKGVNSQTQLCIQAGIKRYPTWEINGKLYPGTKTLEQLADLTNYRGSRNFINQVVKSQ; from the coding sequence ATGAGCAAATTACTCAACCGTCGTCGTAGTGCCCCCTGGTGGCAACGGCATTCCCGCCCCATGATGGGGATTCTCGCCGGGATTGGTGCCATTGAAACCGCCTACATTACCATCACCCATTGGCTGGGCGGGAATGTGGTCTGCCCCACCACGGGCTGTGAACAGGTACTCAAGAGTGATTACGCCCAGTTGTTCGGTATTCCCCTCTCGTTCGTGGGGTTTGGGTTTTATGTGGCGGTGGGGGTGGTGGCGGTGTTTTTCGCCCCCCGGCAGGAAAAAGACCAGGATTTCCCCTGGGCTTGGGCGTTGTTTGCCCTGACCACGGCCATGCTGGTTTCCAGTGGTTATTTTGTATATCTAATGGCGGTGAAAATTGGGGTTTGGTGCGTTTATTGTGTTACTTCGGCAATTTTGAGTGTGTGCCTGTGGTTTTTGGCCACCTTTGGGCGGGCGTGGCGGGATGTGGGGCAATTATTCACCACCGCCCTCGTTGTGGTTCTGGTGGCACTGTTGGGGATTTTGGCCGCCTACAACGGGGTGGATGCCTCGTTGCAGGCGGGTAGTCCGACAATCGCCAGCCAACAGGCGCAAGGGTTGCAGTCTCCCCCGCTGGTGCCGACGAGTTCCGGGCCGGCAGAACTGGCTTTGGCGGAGCATTTGAACAAGGTCGGCGCCCGGGAATACGGTGCCTACTGGTGTCCCCATTGCCATCAGCAAAAGCAACTTTTTGGTAAAGAGGCGGGCAAAAAAATTAATTATATCGAGTGTGATCCCAAGGGCGTGAATAGCCAAACCCAACTCTGTATTCAAGCGGGGATCAAGCGCTATCCCACCTGGGAAATCAACGGTAAACTCTATCCCGGCACCAAAACCCTAGAGCAATTGGCGGATTTAACCAATTACCGAGGTTCCCGGAATTTTATTAACCAGGTGGTGAAGTCCCAGTAG
- the btpA gene encoding photosystem I biogenesis protein BtpA: MDLLRVFGTAHPVIGVIHLLPLPTAPRWGGSLAAVMERAEQEASALATGGANGILIENFFDAPFTQHQVDPAVVSAMSLVAQRVKALVDLPLGINVLRNDALSALAIATNVGAQFIRVNVLTGVMATDQGVIEGCAHRLLRYRRELDSPVQIFADVLVKHGRPLGTPNLTTAVQETIQRGLADGVILSGWATGHPPTREDLELARAAAGHVPVLVGSGANLENVAHLLTAADGVIVASSLKRKGQIDQPIDPQRVSHFVQAVRCALEPEVPALGHIHSNESTAHPYEQITQPSS; this comes from the coding sequence ATGGATTTACTGCGGGTTTTTGGCACCGCCCATCCGGTGATTGGGGTGATTCACCTTTTGCCCCTACCCACTGCGCCCCGCTGGGGGGGAAGTCTGGCGGCGGTGATGGAGCGGGCGGAGCAGGAGGCCAGTGCCTTGGCGACCGGGGGGGCGAACGGGATTCTGATTGAGAATTTTTTTGATGCGCCTTTTACCCAGCATCAGGTTGACCCGGCGGTGGTGAGTGCCATGAGTTTGGTCGCCCAACGGGTGAAGGCTTTGGTGGATTTGCCCCTGGGGATTAATGTTCTGCGTAATGATGCCCTGAGTGCCTTGGCGATTGCGACGAATGTGGGGGCGCAGTTTATCCGGGTGAATGTGCTAACCGGGGTGATGGCAACGGATCAGGGCGTGATCGAAGGGTGCGCCCATCGCCTATTGCGCTACCGGCGGGAGTTGGACAGCCCGGTGCAGATTTTTGCCGATGTGCTGGTTAAACATGGCCGTCCCCTGGGCACGCCGAATTTAACCACGGCGGTACAAGAGACGATCCAACGGGGCTTGGCGGACGGGGTGATTTTATCCGGCTGGGCGACCGGGCATCCCCCCACGCGGGAGGACTTGGAACTGGCACGGGCGGCGGCGGGTCATGTACCGGTGTTGGTGGGCAGTGGAGCCAATCTGGAGAATGTGGCACACTTATTAACAGCCGCCGATGGGGTGATTGTCGCCAGTTCTCTGAAACGTAAAGGTCAGATTGACCAGCCCATTGACCCCCAGCGGGTCAGCCACTTTGTCCAAGCGGTGCGCTGCGCCCTGGAACCGGAAGTCCCCGCCCTCGGTCATATACACTCAAACGAATCAACCGCCCACCCCTATGAGCAAATTACTCAACCGTCGTCGTAG